Proteins encoded within one genomic window of Mesobacillus subterraneus:
- the gatA gene encoding Asp-tRNA(Asn)/Glu-tRNA(Gln) amidotransferase subunit GatA, protein MSLFEHKISELHELIHKRDLSVSDLVDESFKRIGEVEGKVQAFLTLDEENARAAAKALDDKVIQNKPTSKLYGLPIGIKDNIVTKGLRTTAASKILENFDPIYDATVTQKLKQAETVTIGKLNMDEFAMGSSNENSGFKKTLNPWNLDRVPGGSSGGSAASVAAGEVLFSLGSDTGGSIRQPASFCGVVGMKPTYGLVSRFGLIAFASSLDQIGPITRNVEDNAFLLKAIAGHDEMDSTSAKVDIPDYIASLTGDIKGLRIAVPKEYLGEGVNEEVRKSVRDALIILERMGATWEEVSLPHSKYALATYYLLSSSEASANLARFDGVRYGYRSPNAENLLDMYKMTREEGFGEEVKRRIMLGTFALSSGYYDAYYKKAQKVRTLIKQDFEKVFEQYDVIIGPTAPTPAFKLGENTRDPMTMYANDILTIPVNLAGVPAISVPCGFDKGLPLGLQIIGRHFDESTVYKVAHAFEQATDFHKQKPEL, encoded by the coding sequence ATGAGTTTATTTGAACACAAGATTTCGGAGCTTCATGAGCTTATACATAAAAGAGATCTAAGCGTTTCCGACCTGGTCGATGAATCGTTCAAGCGGATTGGCGAGGTCGAAGGCAAGGTCCAGGCGTTTTTAACATTGGATGAAGAAAACGCAAGGGCAGCGGCGAAGGCATTGGACGACAAGGTGATCCAGAACAAGCCAACGAGCAAGTTATACGGACTGCCGATTGGCATCAAGGACAATATCGTTACAAAGGGCCTGCGTACGACGGCGGCGAGCAAGATTCTCGAAAACTTTGATCCTATATACGATGCGACGGTAACACAGAAGCTGAAGCAGGCAGAAACGGTGACGATCGGTAAGCTGAATATGGACGAGTTCGCAATGGGATCCTCAAACGAAAACTCTGGTTTTAAAAAGACCCTTAATCCCTGGAATCTTGACCGGGTACCTGGTGGTTCATCTGGGGGTTCGGCTGCATCGGTTGCCGCAGGTGAAGTGCTGTTCTCACTTGGCTCAGATACAGGAGGTTCGATCCGCCAGCCGGCTTCTTTCTGTGGTGTGGTAGGTATGAAGCCAACTTACGGACTGGTTTCCCGCTTTGGATTGATCGCATTTGCGTCTTCTTTGGACCAAATTGGACCAATCACACGAAATGTAGAAGACAATGCTTTTCTGTTAAAAGCGATCGCGGGACACGATGAAATGGATTCGACTTCCGCCAAAGTGGACATCCCTGACTATATCGCTTCTTTGACTGGTGATATAAAAGGGTTAAGAATCGCTGTGCCTAAGGAGTATCTTGGCGAAGGTGTAAACGAAGAAGTGCGCAAATCAGTAAGGGACGCGCTTATTATCCTCGAGCGTATGGGAGCGACTTGGGAAGAGGTTTCCCTGCCACACTCGAAGTATGCCCTGGCGACCTATTACTTGCTGTCATCTTCTGAAGCATCTGCGAACCTGGCGCGCTTTGATGGTGTTCGCTATGGTTACCGTTCACCGAACGCGGAGAATCTGCTCGATATGTACAAGATGACGCGTGAGGAAGGCTTCGGTGAGGAAGTTAAGCGCCGGATCATGCTTGGTACGTTCGCGCTGAGCTCTGGTTATTATGATGCTTATTATAAAAAAGCACAGAAGGTCCGCACGCTGATCAAGCAGGACTTTGAGAAAGTATTCGAGCAATATGATGTCATTATTGGTCCTACTGCACCTACGCCGGCATTCAAACTTGGCGAGAACACAAGAGACCCGATGACAATGTATGCGAATGATATTCTGACGATCCCGGTCAACCTTGCAGGCGTGCCAGCCATCTCGGTTCCGTGCGGCTTTGACAAAGGTCTGCCGCTTGGCCTGCAAATCATCGGACGTCATTTCGATGAAAGTACTGTATATAAAGTTGCCCATGCATTCGAGCAGGCAACAGATTTCCATAAACAAAAACCTGAGCTTTAA
- the gatC gene encoding Asp-tRNA(Asn)/Glu-tRNA(Gln) amidotransferase subunit GatC, which yields MSRISEEQVKHVAHLARLAITEKEAQMLTDQLDKIITYAEQLNELNTDNVEPTAHVLEIKNVMREDRAKEGLPREEVLKNAPEHQDGQIKVPGIME from the coding sequence ATGTCAAGGATTTCTGAGGAGCAGGTGAAGCATGTCGCACACCTGGCAAGATTGGCGATTACAGAAAAGGAAGCGCAAATGCTGACGGACCAGCTGGATAAAATCATTACATATGCTGAGCAGTTGAATGAGCTGAATACGGATAATGTTGAACCAACTGCACATGTGCTTGAAATAAAGAATGTCATGCGTGAGGACCGTGCAAAAGAGGGCCTTCCGCGTGAAGAGGTTTTGAAGAATGCGCCTGAGCACCAGGATGGACAGATCAAAGTGCCAGGAATTATGGAGTAG
- a CDS encoding TetR/AcrR family transcriptional regulator produces MSPKVSQEHMEQRRAEILKAAEEVFIEYGYERATMKHIMDAANVSRGGLYQYFASKEAVFEAIMGELLAGELDDALDMVKENATSYWDMLMKTIFGEDGKPDDEMDPLAPAKLEYFIIGRNDEHRRAYGKTRYNNGLKLYAQIIEHGQRSAEFSTRFDHEIIARSIIAFIDGMAVEDAMLSKEDLKIKEQSTLFVEYLKMALGISEHSSAGNIK; encoded by the coding sequence ATGTCTCCGAAAGTCAGTCAGGAACACATGGAGCAGCGTCGAGCTGAAATTTTGAAGGCGGCAGAGGAAGTCTTCATTGAATATGGATATGAGCGGGCCACGATGAAGCATATAATGGACGCTGCGAATGTCAGCAGAGGCGGATTGTATCAATATTTTGCAAGTAAAGAAGCTGTGTTCGAAGCGATTATGGGAGAATTATTAGCCGGCGAATTGGATGATGCGTTGGATATGGTTAAAGAAAATGCAACTTCTTATTGGGATATGCTCATGAAAACCATCTTTGGCGAGGATGGGAAGCCAGATGATGAAATGGATCCTTTGGCGCCGGCAAAACTGGAGTATTTTATAATAGGAAGAAATGATGAACACAGGAGAGCATATGGAAAAACCCGATACAATAATGGCTTGAAATTATATGCACAAATTATTGAACATGGACAAAGAAGCGCTGAATTCAGCACAAGGTTTGATCATGAAATCATTGCCCGTTCGATCATTGCGTTCATAGACGGCATGGCAGTAGAGGATGCCATGTTATCGAAGGAAGATTTGAAGATAAAAGAGCAATCCACTCTATTTGTGGAATATTTAAAAATGGCACTGGGAATCAGTGAGCATTCTTCGGCAGGTAATATTAAATAA
- a CDS encoding MFS transporter: MDCLHLPVHDLGMLSAIFVPAKNGKLKEIIDQENMKSAMSITSMIDSGTKVLGPLLSGMLVSAFGTQLVFFIDSGTFVLSALLLLALPKAVMPIKDDSEEPKEASFKEDFLEGIRFIKGNRFLIVGVLVLGVSLLILQLSDSQIIVLLRELPNVSPDLFGYIVTASGLGMFFTGMLLAKKTDYNALILMFIGVCGIGLSFSMMAVLTVFDLELPMLWGPLLGLFGGFSVGLVFIPFQAAVQTDTPVHMTGRVFGVLNSVTTTATIIGPLAGGLLATVLGVIPTFIITGLLLVAVSIVGLIFKSKIERGESKCLRKSVRNTWSSVELKF; the protein is encoded by the coding sequence ATGGACTGTTTACATTTGCCTGTTCATGATCTCGGAATGCTTTCAGCTATATTTGTCCCGGCAAAGAACGGTAAGCTTAAGGAGATAATAGATCAGGAAAATATGAAAAGCGCAATGTCCATTACCTCGATGATTGATTCAGGAACGAAGGTGCTCGGGCCATTGTTGAGCGGAATGTTAGTCTCAGCTTTTGGCACCCAGCTGGTGTTCTTTATCGACTCTGGTACTTTTGTCCTCTCAGCCCTTCTGCTTCTTGCATTGCCAAAGGCAGTGATGCCAATAAAGGACGATTCGGAGGAACCGAAGGAAGCTTCGTTTAAAGAGGATTTCTTGGAAGGCATCAGGTTCATTAAAGGAAATCGTTTTTTAATCGTGGGGGTTTTGGTGTTAGGGGTAAGCTTGTTGATTTTACAGCTTTCAGACTCCCAAATCATCGTATTGCTTAGGGAACTGCCGAATGTTTCACCGGACCTCTTTGGTTATATTGTTACAGCTTCAGGACTTGGAATGTTCTTTACAGGAATGCTGTTGGCTAAGAAAACAGATTACAATGCCCTGATTTTGATGTTCATTGGAGTTTGTGGGATTGGTCTCAGTTTTAGTATGATGGCTGTATTGACAGTATTTGATTTAGAGTTGCCAATGCTATGGGGACCTCTTCTTGGATTGTTTGGCGGTTTTTCTGTCGGATTGGTGTTCATTCCTTTTCAGGCAGCAGTCCAAACCGACACTCCTGTTCACATGACAGGCAGAGTATTCGGTGTTTTGAACAGCGTAACGACTACTGCGACGATCATCGGGCCATTGGCCGGAGGATTGCTTGCCACAGTACTTGGAGTCATCCCGACATTCATCATCACTGGATTATTGTTGGTTGCGGTCTCGATAGTTGGTTTGATTTTTAAAAGTAAAATAGAACGGGGGGAGAGTAAATGTCTCCGAAAGTCAGTCAGGAACACATGGAGCAGCGTCGAGCTGAAATTTTGA
- a CDS encoding MFS transporter: MNGLLKNKGFITLMLAQLISSVGDWLSVIAIITMVGLKWEASPMEVSMIILCLAVPMALLGPFTGTIADRFNRKALMIVSDLVRAGLILILAFANSLWTVYICLFMISECFQLYLSRQRTVSLRR, from the coding sequence ATGAATGGTCTTTTAAAAAATAAAGGGTTTATTACCTTAATGCTAGCGCAGTTAATATCAAGTGTTGGTGACTGGTTGAGCGTCATTGCGATCATAACGATGGTTGGATTGAAGTGGGAGGCATCTCCAATGGAGGTGTCCATGATTATCCTTTGTTTGGCGGTGCCAATGGCTCTGCTTGGACCTTTTACCGGAACGATTGCTGACAGGTTTAATAGAAAAGCATTAATGATTGTTTCAGACTTAGTGAGAGCAGGACTTATTCTGATTCTTGCTTTTGCCAATTCTTTATGGACTGTTTACATTTGCCTGTTCATGATCTCGGAATGCTTTCAGCTATATTTGTCCCGGCAAAGAACGGTAAGCTTAAGGAGATAA
- a CDS encoding YueI family protein, with translation MDRLSKSNVDDYLQQGIHGAKQTKPDERRRFLTTIRERVVIALTQGEVMRKGVEPEVEQLMDENREAHLFLNGNIAYPYLSEYIKAAEKRGIEFTIVTNKDYDSELGLVLAHHHAIDKEEIYLGKKKPVIQTAHAKKKKGFLSGFGKLFGK, from the coding sequence GTGGATCGGTTGAGCAAAAGCAATGTGGATGATTACTTACAGCAGGGAATTCATGGGGCAAAGCAGACCAAACCTGATGAAAGAAGGAGATTCCTTACAACAATAAGGGAGCGGGTCGTCATCGCACTTACCCAGGGGGAGGTAATGAGAAAGGGCGTTGAACCTGAGGTCGAGCAGCTTATGGATGAAAACAGAGAAGCCCATCTCTTTTTAAATGGCAATATAGCATATCCATATTTATCTGAATACATCAAAGCGGCGGAAAAACGGGGCATCGAGTTTACGATCGTCACCAATAAGGATTATGATTCTGAACTTGGGCTTGTTTTAGCCCATCACCATGCGATTGATAAAGAGGAGATTTATCTTGGTAAAAAGAAACCTGTGATCCAAACAGCACATGCCAAAAAGAAAAAGGGTTTCCTTTCTGGCTTTGGGAAGCTATTTGGGAAATAG